The following are encoded in a window of Panicum virgatum strain AP13 chromosome 5N, P.virgatum_v5, whole genome shotgun sequence genomic DNA:
- the LOC120674873 gene encoding oligopeptide transporter 4-like: MEERVGIPVPTPNDQVFRYGHVVSSRPSATNGAHVHDGQDSSRRRRAWPRDRDDRPRWRGGGRRRIEEVRMTTPTDDPTLPVWTFRMWTLGLLSCVLMSFLNQFFSYRTEPIVVTQITVQVASLPLGHLLARVLPARRFRAPALLGGGEFSLNPGPFNMKEHVLISIFANAGCAFGNGSAYAVMIVDIIRAFYRRSISFFAAWLLITTTQVLGYGWAGLMRRYVVEPAHMWWPGTLVQVSLFRALHEKEDDDHLAPESGSSSRRTSRAKFFLVALAGSFLWYAVPGYLAPTLTSVSWVCWIFSKSVTAQQLGSGMRGLGLGAFTLDWTAVSSFLFSPLVSPFFATANILAGFLLFMYVAVPAAYWGLDLYNARRFPIFSSHMFAFSGEGYDINAIVNDRFEIDMDAYQRQGRIHMSTFFALSYGLSFAAIAATVTHVALFHGKEIYRRFRASRKEKNDKPDVHTRLMTKYEDAPGWWFHSLLALSTAVSLVLCTVLKKEVQLPWWGLLFACAMAFVFPLPISVITATTNQTPGLNVLSEYVIGLILPGKPIANVCFKVYGYMSMSQAVSFLADFKLGHYMKIPPKSTFLVQLVGTVVAGTVNLGVAYWLLGSVPNICQDTLLPADSPGTCPSDRVFFDASVIWGLVGPRRIFGPLGNYGALNWFFLAGAAGPAVVYALHRAFPARRWIRMVNLPVLIGATASMPPATAVNYNSWLLIGVAFNFFVFRYRKRWWERYNYILSAALDAGVAFMGVLLYFALSMENRNISWWGTAGEHCPLASCHTARGVDLGPDSVCPVVL, from the exons ATGGAGGAGAGAGTTGGGATACCGGTCCCAACTCCCAACGATCAGGTATTCAG atatggCCACGTCGTCTCGTCCAGACCCTCCGCAACCAACGGCGCACACGTCCACGATGGTCAAGATAGTAGCCGACGACGTCGAGCGTGGCCCCGGGACCGGGATGATCGTCCCCGGTGGCGGGGCGGAGGACGGCGACGGATCGAGGAGGTCCGCATGACCACGCCCACCGACGACCCGACGCTGCCGGTGTGGACGTTCCGGATGTGGACCCTGGGGCTCCTCTCCTGCGTGCTCATGAGCTTCCTCAACCAGTTCTTCTCCTACCGCACCGAGCCCATCGTCGTGACCCAGATCACCGTGCAGGTGGCCTCGCTCCCGCTGGGCCACCTGCTCGCGCGCGTGCTGCCGGCCCGCAGGTTCCGGGCCCCCGcgctcctcggcggcggggaGTTCTCCCTCAACCCGGGGCCCTTCAACATGAAGGAGCACGTGCTCATCTCCATCTTCGCCAACGCCGGCTGCGCCTTCGGCAACGGCTCCGCCTACGCCGTCATGATCGTCGACATCATCCGCGCCTTCTACCGCCGCTCCATCTCCTTCTTCGCCGCGTGGCTGCTCATCACCACCACGCAGGTGCTCGGGTACGGCTGGGCGGGGCTCATGCGCAGGTACGTCGTGGAGCCGGCGCACATGTGGTGGCCGGGCACCCTCGTGCAGGTGTCCCTGTTCCGGGCGCTGCACGAGAAAGAGGACGACGACCATCTGGCGCCCGAGAGCGGCTCGTCGTCGCGCAGGACGTCGCGGGCAAAGTTCTTCCTGGTGGCGCTCGCCGGCAGCTTCCTGTGGTACGCCGTGCCGGGGTACCTCGCCCCGACGCTGACGTCCGTGTCCTGGGTATGCTGGATCTTCTCCAAGTCGGTCACGGCGCAGCAGCTGGGCTCCGGCATGAggggcctcggcctcggcgccTTCACCCTCGACTGGACGGCCGTGTCGTCGTTCCTCTTCAGCCCGCTGGTGTCGCCGTTCTTCGCCACCGCCAACATCCTCGCCGGCTTCCTGCTCTTCATGTACGTGGCCGTGCCGGCGGCCTACTGGGGCCTCGACCTGTACAACGCCCGCCGATTCCCCATCTTCTCGTCGCACATGTTCGCGTTCAGCGGGGAGGGCTACGACATCAACGCGATCGTGAACGACCGGTTCGAGATCGACATGGACGCGTACCAGCGGCAGGGGCGGATCCACATGAGCACCTTCTTCGCGCTCTCGTACGGGCTCAGCTTCGCGGCGATCGCGGCCACCGTCACGCACGTCGCGCTGTTCCACGGCAAGGAGATCTACCGCCGGTTCCGCGCCTCGCGGAAGGAGAAGAACGACAAGCCCGACGTGCACACGAGGCTGATGACCAAGTACGAGGACGCGCCGGGCTGGTGGTTCCACTCGCTGCTCGCGCTGTCCACCGCCGTCTCGCTCGTCCTCTGCACCGTGCTCAAGAAGGAGGTGCAGCTCCCCTGGTGGGGGCTCCTCTTCGCCTGCGCCATGGCCTTCGTGTTCCCGCTGCCCATCAGCGTCATCACGGCGACGACGAACCAGACGCCGGGGCTCAACGTCCTGTCGGAGTACGTCATCGGGCTGATACTCCCGGGCAAGCCGATCGCCAACGTCTGCTTCAAGGTGTACGGGTACATGAGCATGTCGCAGGCCGTGTCGTTCCTCGCCGACTTCAAACTCGGGCACTACATGAAGATACCCCCAAAGTCCACGTTCCTGGTGCAGCTGGTGGGGACGGTCGTGGCCGGCACGGTGAACCTCGGGGTGGCGTACTGGCTGCTGGGCTCCGTCCCCAACATCTGCCAGGACACGCTGCTCCCGGCCGACAGCCCGGGGACGTGCCCGAGCGACCGGGTCTTCTTCGACGCGTCCGTGATCTGGGGCCTCGTCGGGCCGCGCCGCATCTTCGGGCCGCTCGGCAACTACGGCGCGCTCAACTGGttcttcctcgccggcgccgcgggccCCGCCGTCGTGTACGCGCTGCACCGGGCGTTCCCGGCGCGGCGCTGGATCCGGATGGTCAACCTGCCGGTGCTCATCGGCGCGACGGCTAGCATGCCCCCGGCGACCGCCGTGAACTACAACTCGTGGCTGCTGATCGGCGTCGCCTTCAACTTCTTCGTGTTCCGGTACCGGAAGCGGTGGTGGGAGCGGTACAACTACATCCTGTCGGCGGCGCTGGACGCGGGCGTGGCCTTCATGGGGGTGCTGCTCTACTTCGCGCTGTCGATGGAGAACCGGAACATCAGCTGGTGGGGGACGGCCGGGGAGCACTGCCCGCTCGCGTCGTGCCACACGGCGAGAGGGGTGGATCTCGGCCCTGACAGCGTTTGCCCTGTCGTCCTGTAA